The Leptospira johnsonii genome window below encodes:
- the dnaB gene encoding replicative DNA helicase has translation MQADSLFELESEKSFLGFLLLKGADNLIDIPLVPEDFYQDTNRRIYKAILDLVDKRTAVDPVSVLNFLKENSLLKDPEREYEYIYSLYKDSVVSHPLGYYAERIKRLSERRKYSKLLMNALELIQKEPGENESVFNQIEQSLTEVSRSADVKGLLPVAGDKAALSEYIKEIMESRGQIKGLRTNFTQFDEMTSGLKEYEMMVLAARPGNGKTTLALNIASNVALIHNRPVVIFSLEMSRMELLLKLVCSYAQVESNKLKRSEVTKSDAPKLIDAIIKVTSSPIYIDDSGALSVDDFKGRVRKLLTNENLGLIIVDYLQLMNDPKNRDGGRQQEVSSISRALKQMAKEARCPVIALSQMNRSIEQRSKDQRPQLADLRESGAIEQDADIVTFIYRGEKGKDEEEDPRMKGMAEIIIAKNRSGPTGSFPLAFRPELSRFDNV, from the coding sequence ATGCAAGCCGACTCCTTGTTCGAACTGGAATCCGAGAAGTCCTTTCTCGGATTTCTGCTTCTTAAAGGAGCGGATAATCTAATCGATATCCCCCTCGTTCCTGAGGATTTTTACCAAGATACAAACAGAAGGATTTACAAGGCGATTCTGGACCTTGTAGACAAAAGGACCGCAGTAGATCCGGTTTCCGTTCTAAACTTCTTAAAAGAAAACTCTCTACTCAAAGATCCTGAAAGAGAATACGAGTATATTTATTCTCTCTATAAGGATTCAGTAGTTTCCCATCCTCTGGGTTATTATGCGGAAAGGATTAAACGTCTTTCCGAAAGAAGAAAATATTCCAAATTATTAATGAACGCCCTGGAGCTGATCCAGAAAGAACCGGGCGAAAACGAGTCCGTATTCAATCAAATTGAACAAAGCCTTACGGAAGTCTCCAGATCTGCGGATGTAAAAGGACTTCTTCCAGTTGCCGGGGACAAGGCGGCTCTTTCCGAATATATCAAAGAGATCATGGAGAGCCGAGGCCAGATCAAAGGCCTTCGAACGAATTTTACCCAATTTGATGAGATGACCTCCGGTTTAAAAGAATACGAGATGATGGTCTTAGCTGCGAGACCTGGTAACGGTAAGACCACCTTGGCTTTGAATATCGCATCCAATGTGGCTCTGATCCATAACCGACCGGTGGTGATTTTCTCCTTAGAGATGAGTAGGATGGAACTCCTACTCAAATTGGTCTGCTCTTATGCTCAGGTGGAATCCAATAAATTAAAACGTTCTGAAGTAACCAAGTCGGATGCCCCCAAACTGATTGATGCAATTATTAAGGTAACTTCTTCTCCAATATATATCGATGATTCCGGTGCGCTGAGTGTGGACGATTTTAAGGGAAGGGTCCGTAAACTTCTTACCAACGAAAACCTTGGACTCATCATTGTGGACTATTTACAGCTCATGAACGATCCCAAAAACAGGGACGGAGGAAGGCAGCAAGAGGTGTCCTCAATTTCCAGGGCACTCAAACAGATGGCCAAAGAAGCAAGATGTCCTGTTATCGCACTTTCTCAGATGAACCGATCCATTGAGCAGAGATCCAAGGACCAAAGACCCCAACTTGCGGACTTAAGGGAGTCGGGAGCTATTGAGCAGGACGCGGATATCGTTACATTCATCTATCGGGGAGAGAAGGGAAAGGACGAAGAGGAAGATCCTAGAATGAAGGGAATGGCGGAGATCATCATCGCCAAAAACAGGTCAGGACCAACAGGTTCTTTTCCACTTGCCTTCCGACCTGAACTTTCCAGATTTGATAACGTGTAG
- a CDS encoding SBBP repeat-containing protein: MNSAFQKNALFILLVSFLSISCSGSEQPDLISAFALSFGNSSESPIPNGPSKPWPKFFGVFGSTTWGFAAGSDPQGNILATGFTEGNLGGQPLLGQMDSFVTKYDEEGTRLWTRHFGGGPKNFSKGSTFGLAITSDPEGNIFNTGMTVVDTIDGQNKIGYQDAYLVKYDKDGNKKWTRMIGGGSNTDFHFGTSTGRGISSDQFGNIYVVGTTNADTFFGETNPGGNNCYFMVKYDPDGNQIWARMSRNSNPDNHESVAGDLTVDPNGEIYFVGAAQGGFDDQTMIGVEDALLIKYDSNGDKLWARLLGVPDQISLAADVALDPDQNIYIVGNTSGELDDQTPIGTTDTFIAKYNKDGDKLWTRLFGNPDFSSFFRAETQGFGISVDPSGNSYITGTITATKILFYNAIESSFLAKYDTNGNLVWSNLKYLQDSTECNVSAGDVVLGLNDTFFVVGFTSCLLNIIDPAKGIDSLFISKESP, translated from the coding sequence ATGAATTCCGCTTTTCAGAAGAACGCCCTTTTTATCCTGTTAGTTTCCTTCCTTTCCATTTCTTGTAGCGGATCTGAACAGCCTGATCTTATATCTGCATTCGCTCTTTCTTTCGGTAATTCTTCAGAATCTCCAATTCCTAACGGACCTTCAAAACCCTGGCCAAAATTTTTCGGAGTTTTTGGAAGCACTACCTGGGGATTCGCGGCAGGGAGCGACCCTCAGGGAAATATACTCGCTACAGGATTTACGGAAGGAAATTTGGGTGGCCAACCTCTTCTCGGCCAAATGGATTCTTTCGTAACTAAATATGACGAAGAAGGTACTAGGCTTTGGACCCGGCATTTTGGTGGAGGTCCAAAAAACTTTTCAAAAGGAAGCACCTTCGGTCTTGCGATAACATCAGATCCAGAGGGGAACATTTTTAATACCGGAATGACGGTTGTGGATACTATAGATGGGCAAAATAAAATCGGATACCAAGATGCTTATTTAGTAAAATATGATAAAGATGGAAATAAAAAATGGACTAGAATGATCGGTGGAGGAAGTAACACGGATTTTCATTTCGGGACTTCTACAGGAAGAGGAATTTCTTCCGATCAATTTGGGAATATTTACGTTGTAGGAACTACAAATGCGGATACCTTCTTTGGAGAAACGAATCCAGGCGGAAATAATTGTTATTTTATGGTCAAATACGACCCGGATGGAAACCAAATATGGGCGAGAATGTCCCGTAATTCTAATCCGGACAATCACGAATCGGTTGCTGGAGATCTTACGGTTGATCCAAATGGAGAGATTTATTTTGTAGGAGCAGCCCAAGGTGGCTTTGATGATCAAACCATGATCGGGGTAGAAGATGCGTTATTAATTAAGTATGATTCTAACGGGGATAAACTTTGGGCTAGATTATTAGGCGTTCCTGACCAGATTTCTTTAGCTGCAGATGTTGCTTTAGATCCGGATCAAAACATTTATATCGTTGGTAATACATCCGGAGAATTAGATGATCAGACTCCGATCGGAACTACGGATACATTTATCGCAAAATATAATAAGGATGGAGATAAATTATGGACAAGGCTTTTCGGGAATCCTGACTTTTCTTCCTTTTTTCGAGCAGAAACCCAAGGTTTTGGAATCAGCGTAGATCCGAGTGGGAATTCATATATTACCGGAACGATCACTGCCACAAAAATACTTTTCTATAACGCAATAGAGAGCTCTTTTCTGGCGAAATACGATACGAACGGAAATCTTGTTTGGTCGAATTTGAAATATTTACAAGATTCCACAGAATGTAACGTAAGTGCTGGAGATGTGGTCTTGGGATTGAATGATACCTTTTTTGTCGTTGGATTTACGTCCTGTCTTTTGAATATAATCGATCCGGCAAAGGGAATCGACAGTTTGTTTATTTCTAAAGAATCTCCCTAA
- the rpsR gene encoding 30S ribosomal protein S18 has protein sequence MSDNEVQEEVIKQEITAEGMPLDQDGGRPPKKQNKYKKKVCRFTADPELAKQINYKNTELLERFITNRGKIIPRRITGTSAKYQRILAREIRKARSIGLLPFKVN, from the coding sequence ATGTCAGATAATGAAGTACAAGAAGAAGTAATAAAGCAGGAAATCACTGCTGAGGGCATGCCTTTAGACCAAGACGGAGGACGCCCGCCTAAAAAACAAAACAAGTACAAAAAGAAAGTTTGCCGTTTCACTGCAGACCCTGAACTTGCTAAGCAGATCAATTATAAGAACACCGAACTTCTGGAAAGATTTATCACAAACCGTGGTAAGATCATTCCAAGAAGAATTACCGGAACTTCTGCAAAATACCAAAGGATCCTTGCGAGAGAGATCCGCAAAGCGCGCAGCATCGGTCTTCTGCCGTTTAAAGTGAACTGA
- a CDS encoding SLC13 family permease has translation MKLKYVGFIFSILLACVPIVFSFYGYLPPSVGGMFFIFLIAAGLWIFEIIPGHATSILIIFSEVILFSNPGKWEFLKQYAGPGKPSAPGVFLASLADSAVILFLGSFALAKSCVKVGVDRWLANRVLPYFGTSPKYVLLGLMCISATISLWMSNTATASLMIALVFPLLMVLDKDEKFRKAVLIGIPFAANLGGIGTPIGSPPNVIAFANLKNQGYGEFISFGSWMLIAVPLLVVLLFAAWFWLLRAFPASEGLSLSLRYEIIAEEGSEKKLRFVLFGFLVTVLLWLTESFHGIPAGVVALFPLLLFTSFGILESNDLRSLEWDVLILVAGGIALGTGIEKSGAGTWFGELIGKQAGPGESLWVLGIFFSIGLFLSTFLSNTATANLLVPLALPVATLLLPGNESYAIQLVLGSALGASLAMSLPVSTPPNAVAYAVGGFEIKDMAKVGVKIGILGLVLVLLGFLIFQ, from the coding sequence ATGAAATTGAAATACGTTGGTTTTATTTTTTCCATCCTTCTTGCCTGTGTTCCTATTGTATTTTCCTTTTATGGTTACCTCCCTCCTTCGGTGGGCGGGATGTTTTTTATTTTTCTGATCGCCGCTGGCTTATGGATTTTTGAAATTATTCCGGGTCATGCCACTTCTATTTTGATCATTTTTTCTGAGGTTATTCTTTTTTCTAATCCGGGCAAATGGGAATTCTTAAAACAATATGCAGGTCCTGGAAAACCAAGTGCTCCCGGAGTGTTTTTGGCATCGCTTGCAGATTCCGCAGTAATTTTGTTTTTGGGAAGTTTTGCTTTAGCAAAATCTTGTGTGAAAGTGGGAGTGGATCGTTGGTTAGCCAATCGGGTTCTACCTTATTTCGGAACTTCTCCCAAATACGTTTTACTTGGGCTTATGTGTATCTCTGCAACTATCTCTCTTTGGATGAGTAATACTGCCACCGCATCTTTGATGATAGCATTAGTATTTCCGTTGCTCATGGTCTTGGATAAGGACGAAAAATTCAGAAAAGCGGTCCTGATCGGAATTCCTTTCGCAGCGAATTTAGGTGGGATAGGAACTCCAATCGGTTCTCCTCCCAATGTGATCGCATTTGCAAATCTGAAAAACCAAGGATACGGAGAATTTATTTCTTTCGGGAGCTGGATGCTTATTGCGGTTCCTCTTTTAGTCGTTCTACTTTTTGCCGCGTGGTTTTGGCTTCTTAGAGCTTTTCCTGCCAGCGAGGGATTAAGTCTTTCTCTTCGTTATGAAATAATTGCGGAAGAAGGTTCAGAAAAAAAACTGAGATTTGTTTTGTTTGGTTTTTTGGTAACCGTCCTTCTTTGGTTAACCGAATCATTTCATGGTATCCCTGCGGGAGTAGTTGCTCTATTTCCACTTCTTCTTTTTACTTCATTTGGAATATTAGAATCCAATGATTTACGTTCTTTGGAATGGGATGTTTTGATCTTAGTTGCGGGTGGGATCGCTCTCGGAACGGGAATTGAAAAAAGTGGGGCAGGGACTTGGTTTGGAGAGTTGATCGGTAAACAAGCAGGTCCGGGAGAAAGTCTTTGGGTGCTTGGGATCTTCTTCTCGATCGGACTTTTTCTTTCCACATTCTTATCCAATACTGCTACAGCAAATCTTCTGGTTCCTTTGGCTCTTCCTGTCGCTACCTTGTTGCTACCAGGCAATGAATCTTACGCGATCCAGTTAGTTTTAGGATCTGCGTTAGGCGCTTCTTTGGCAATGTCTTTGCCTGTGTCCACTCCTCCGAATGCGGTAGCATATGCGGTGGGAGGTTTCGAGATTAAGGATATGGCCAAAGTGGGTGTGAAGATCGGGATCTTGGGACTTGTTCTGGTTCTTTTGGGATTTTTGATCTTCCAGTGA
- a CDS encoding FitA-like ribbon-helix-helix domain-containing protein has translation MANLQVRDIDDRLYEALKRRAEMEHRSVSQEVVLLIENYLAHDNKESERKTLGFLELSGSWVDDRSPDKIVKDIRSSRTKNTLGKDADELFD, from the coding sequence ATGGCGAATTTACAAGTCAGGGACATAGACGATCGACTCTACGAAGCATTAAAAAGGAGGGCCGAAATGGAACACAGATCCGTAAGCCAAGAAGTAGTTCTTCTGATCGAGAACTATCTAGCACACGACAATAAAGAATCCGAACGTAAGACCTTGGGTTTCTTAGAATTATCAGGCTCCTGGGTGGATGACAGAAGTCCAGACAAGATCGTAAAGGACATACGCTCCTCTCGGACCAAGAACACATTAGGAAAGGATGCAGATGAGCTATTTGATTGA
- a CDS encoding CapA family protein, translated as MSFFQKHFFLAIRILFCFPFLVTLYCAGVPENSSGSEKLPEEQTSIVDKLETQIEKLFGKEEDPEVVKVLLGGDVMFNWGIRDTIKSKGELAPVKGLKSVFESADLRVLNLETPVVSEKSWDHGKAYVFQAKESDLESMSFLGVDLVSLGNNHAMDHGPEGLEETLKFLGDRKISSIGAGKNLESAFRPWIWEGKDTYLRIYSATNVAEGRSHYAGQGPGVMPLDPELILKKFQLEKFQLNSLRSSKKDRKSKTNSPTKQFRILSLHWGVEYSPFPTIEQRKIAKTFADGGLDIIVGHHPHIPQGIEKIGNTIVFYSLGNLIFGSRNAYLNHNLIVILHIKKSKLINIELVPIFGKFQNEDHLVRPLEGKDAENFLKEVAVLSQDLGTKVRIDGDRGWVELD; from the coding sequence ATGTCGTTTTTTCAAAAACACTTCTTCCTTGCGATTCGGATCCTTTTTTGTTTTCCATTTTTAGTTACGCTTTACTGCGCTGGAGTTCCGGAAAATTCTTCCGGCTCTGAAAAACTTCCTGAAGAACAAACAAGTATCGTAGATAAGCTCGAAACCCAAATAGAAAAATTATTCGGAAAAGAAGAAGATCCCGAAGTAGTAAAAGTTCTATTGGGCGGGGACGTGATGTTTAACTGGGGGATCCGTGACACGATCAAATCCAAGGGAGAATTGGCCCCGGTCAAAGGTTTAAAATCCGTTTTTGAAAGTGCGGATCTAAGAGTTTTAAATTTAGAAACTCCTGTAGTCTCCGAAAAAAGCTGGGACCATGGTAAGGCTTACGTCTTCCAAGCAAAAGAATCCGATCTGGAAAGTATGAGCTTTTTAGGAGTGGATCTTGTTTCTCTAGGGAATAATCATGCAATGGATCACGGCCCGGAAGGATTGGAAGAAACTCTCAAATTTTTAGGTGATAGAAAGATCTCATCCATCGGTGCCGGAAAAAATTTAGAGTCCGCTTTTCGCCCTTGGATCTGGGAAGGGAAGGATACTTATCTTAGAATTTATTCTGCCACTAATGTAGCCGAAGGTAGATCACATTACGCTGGACAAGGTCCCGGTGTTATGCCTCTGGATCCGGAACTAATCCTGAAAAAGTTCCAGTTGGAAAAATTCCAACTGAACTCACTTCGAAGTTCTAAAAAAGATAGAAAATCTAAAACGAATTCTCCAACAAAACAATTTAGGATACTTTCTCTGCATTGGGGAGTGGAATATTCTCCTTTTCCTACGATTGAGCAGAGAAAGATCGCAAAGACCTTTGCAGACGGTGGACTGGATATTATTGTAGGTCATCATCCTCATATTCCCCAAGGTATCGAAAAAATAGGAAATACGATCGTATTTTATTCTCTGGGAAATCTGATCTTCGGAAGTAGGAACGCCTACTTAAATCATAACTTAATCGTAATACTTCATATTAAAAAAAGCAAATTGATCAATATCGAGCTTGTTCCTATTTTCGGAAAGTTCCAGAACGAAGATCATTTGGTTCGACCGCTTGAAGGAAAGGACGCCGAGAATTTTTTAAAAGAGGTCGCGGTCCTTTCCCAGGATTTGGGTACTAAGGTTCGGATCGACGGGGATAGAGGTTGGGTGGAATTAGACTAA
- the rpsF gene encoding 30S ribosomal protein S6 produces MRNYEITTITRSTSKEVAKTEVLEIFKKHSINVTAEEDWGQKKLWHPIQHQDYGIFTHFKVNAEQSALEKVERDFGLNQNLLRSMIVRLNG; encoded by the coding sequence TTGAGAAACTACGAGATTACCACAATCACGCGTTCTACCTCGAAGGAAGTAGCTAAAACTGAAGTTCTTGAGATCTTCAAAAAGCATTCCATCAACGTGACCGCAGAAGAAGATTGGGGCCAAAAGAAACTTTGGCATCCGATCCAACACCAAGACTACGGAATATTCACTCACTTTAAAGTGAATGCAGAACAATCCGCGTTAGAAAAGGTAGAGCGGGATTTTGGACTAAACCAAAATTTACTTCGCTCTATGATCGTCCGCCTCAATGGCTAA
- a CDS encoding type II toxin-antitoxin system VapC family toxin: protein MSYLIDTDIIIYSLKEDPIVRQNFLDRKNSIKSVSVITYGELIFGAQKSTYKERNLATVRRIAELFPVIELTEGIMETYGELKAIQQKKGNTLEDFDLLIGSTALYLNYTLVTNNEKHFQEIPGLRIENWANVA, encoded by the coding sequence ATGAGCTATTTGATTGATACGGATATCATCATTTATAGCCTAAAGGAAGACCCTATTGTTCGGCAAAATTTTTTGGACCGTAAAAATTCCATTAAATCAGTCTCGGTAATCACTTATGGAGAACTGATCTTTGGAGCCCAGAAATCTACTTACAAGGAAAGAAATCTGGCTACTGTCCGAAGAATTGCCGAACTTTTTCCGGTGATTGAGTTAACCGAAGGAATTATGGAAACTTACGGAGAACTCAAAGCCATTCAACAGAAAAAAGGAAATACTCTGGAGGATTTCGATCTGCTCATTGGATCCACAGCTTTGTATTTGAACTATACCCTAGTTACAAATAACGAAAAGCATTTCCAAGAAATCCCAGGACTAAGGATAGAGAACTGGGCTAACGTTGCTTAG
- the aspS gene encoding aspartate--tRNA ligase, with translation MEDWILEGYKTRAWAGETTDAQEGKTLTLFGWSFRFRDQGGVIFVDLRDRTGILQVVLRKEILGENFAAAEKIRSEYVIAVQGKLKKRDAESINPKMKTGTIELVVDHLIILNQAKTPPFSLDEFDEISEENRLKYRYLDFRRDELKNRMLKRHEFVFAIRNYLNSRKFVEIETPILNKSTPEGARDFLVPSRLNPNSFYALPQSPQIFKQILMVGGMERYFQIVKCFRDEDLRADRQPEFTQLDMEFSFVSQEEILSEIEGLFSQVMKDVFSLEFKGPFSRMPYKQAIEEYGSDKPDLRFGMKLVDVSEIVKDSDFQVFAGAVANGGVVKAVCVPGGSVISRKEIEDLTAWLNRDYKAKGLAYMKHGAEGLESTITKRFTPEALSKIASAVGSKEGDMVFFGADEREIVNHSLGALRLKLSERFDKPAEGSFHISWIVDFPMFEWNKDSKRWDSLHHPFTSPGDSSLDIFSSEERLQKEAGNALAKAYDLVLNGVEIGGGSIRIHSKDVQNRVFSTLGIGPEEAKEKFGFLLEALEYGAPPHGGIAFGIDRILMLMTGGKSIRDVIAFPKTQKGVCLMSECPSEVEEKQLQELKLRLIKV, from the coding sequence TTGGAAGATTGGATTTTAGAAGGTTATAAAACAAGAGCCTGGGCGGGAGAAACCACTGACGCCCAAGAAGGAAAAACTCTCACTCTATTCGGTTGGTCATTTCGATTCCGGGACCAAGGCGGAGTTATCTTTGTGGATCTCCGAGACAGAACAGGGATCCTGCAAGTAGTATTGCGTAAAGAGATCCTGGGAGAAAACTTTGCGGCTGCGGAAAAGATCCGCTCGGAATACGTGATCGCTGTCCAAGGAAAGCTCAAAAAACGCGATGCGGAAAGTATCAATCCCAAGATGAAAACCGGGACAATTGAACTTGTAGTGGATCATCTAATCATCCTGAACCAAGCAAAAACTCCTCCATTCTCCTTGGATGAGTTCGATGAGATCTCGGAAGAGAATCGACTCAAATACAGATACTTGGATTTCAGAAGGGACGAACTAAAGAACAGGATGTTAAAACGTCACGAGTTCGTATTCGCAATTCGTAATTATCTAAACTCTCGCAAGTTCGTAGAGATTGAAACTCCGATCTTGAATAAGTCCACTCCGGAAGGAGCGCGTGACTTTTTGGTACCTTCTCGCCTAAACCCGAATTCATTTTATGCTCTTCCTCAATCTCCTCAGATCTTCAAACAGATCTTGATGGTGGGAGGAATGGAGAGATATTTCCAGATCGTAAAATGTTTCCGAGACGAAGACCTAAGAGCGGACAGACAACCTGAATTCACTCAGTTGGATATGGAATTTTCTTTTGTTTCCCAGGAAGAGATCCTTTCCGAGATAGAAGGTCTATTCTCCCAAGTGATGAAAGATGTATTCAGTCTGGAATTCAAGGGTCCATTCTCCAGAATGCCTTATAAACAAGCCATAGAAGAATACGGTTCCGATAAACCTGATCTTCGTTTCGGAATGAAACTGGTAGATGTTTCCGAGATCGTAAAAGATTCCGATTTCCAGGTATTTGCTGGTGCAGTTGCAAACGGCGGAGTCGTAAAAGCGGTTTGTGTTCCGGGCGGTTCTGTGATCTCCAGAAAAGAGATCGAAGATCTAACTGCTTGGTTGAATAGAGATTATAAAGCGAAAGGCCTCGCTTACATGAAACACGGGGCAGAAGGATTAGAATCCACTATTACAAAAAGATTCACTCCGGAAGCTCTTTCCAAAATCGCAAGTGCAGTCGGCTCAAAAGAAGGGGACATGGTCTTTTTCGGAGCGGACGAAAGAGAAATAGTAAACCATTCTCTGGGTGCACTTCGTCTGAAACTCTCGGAAAGATTTGACAAACCTGCAGAAGGAAGCTTTCATATTTCCTGGATCGTGGACTTTCCGATGTTCGAGTGGAACAAGGACAGCAAACGCTGGGATTCTTTGCACCACCCGTTCACTTCTCCTGGAGATTCCAGTTTGGACATTTTTTCTTCCGAGGAAAGACTCCAAAAAGAAGCTGGAAATGCACTCGCAAAGGCCTACGATCTGGTGCTGAACGGAGTAGAGATCGGTGGAGGTTCCATTCGTATCCATTCCAAAGATGTGCAGAATCGAGTCTTCTCCACTTTGGGGATTGGACCAGAGGAAGCTAAAGAGAAATTCGGCTTCTTATTGGAAGCTTTGGAATACGGGGCTCCTCCACATGGAGGAATTGCATTCGGTATAGATCGGATCTTGATGCTGATGACTGGTGGAAAATCCATCCGAGATGTGATCGCATTCCCTAAAACCCAGAAGGGTGTTTGTTTAATGAGCGAATGTCCGTCTGAAGTGGAAGAGAAACAGCTCCAAGAATTGAAGCTTAGGTTGATAAAGGTTTAA
- the rplI gene encoding 50S ribosomal protein L9 encodes MRVILQKDVSNLGDAGDVKDVADGFARNFLFPKRLAVRASEGKTKMALHQKKLADLKKEKRKKDMESISGGLNGKEFEISVKTGGGDKLFGAVTPADVAALLKTAGFELDKRKIEFPEPIRNLGSYKLKVRLAEGILPTITVHVKKEEVVSTEA; translated from the coding sequence ATGAGAGTAATATTACAAAAAGATGTTTCTAACTTAGGAGATGCGGGAGACGTTAAGGACGTAGCGGATGGTTTCGCTCGTAATTTTCTTTTTCCTAAAAGACTTGCTGTAAGAGCTTCCGAAGGTAAGACCAAAATGGCTCTTCACCAGAAGAAACTTGCGGATCTTAAAAAAGAAAAACGCAAAAAAGATATGGAATCCATATCCGGCGGATTGAACGGAAAGGAATTTGAAATTTCCGTTAAAACCGGAGGCGGGGATAAACTTTTTGGAGCGGTAACTCCTGCTGATGTAGCAGCTTTGTTGAAAACCGCAGGATTCGAGCTAGACAAACGTAAGATCGAATTCCCAGAGCCTATCCGTAACCTAGGTTCCTATAAATTAAAAGTGCGTCTTGCAGAAGGTATCCTCCCGACTATCACAGTACATGTGAAGAAAGAGGAAGTCGTTTCTACCGAAGCGTAA
- a CDS encoding single-stranded DNA-binding protein, which translates to MANDINRVTLVGRLTRDPEFKTVNGTSLVNFSLANGRTYVTGGEKKEETHFFDCEAWGKGADIIQQYCKKGKQLVIEGRLKQDTWETMEGKKASRIRIVVENFQMIGARENGSGEYGSSASSGASSYSSAQDDNGSSGMDDDIPF; encoded by the coding sequence ATGGCTAACGATATCAATCGGGTGACCCTTGTTGGGCGCCTGACCCGTGATCCGGAATTTAAAACCGTAAACGGGACTTCCCTTGTGAATTTTTCCTTAGCTAACGGTCGCACTTATGTAACCGGCGGAGAGAAAAAAGAGGAAACTCATTTTTTCGACTGCGAGGCTTGGGGAAAAGGCGCGGATATCATCCAGCAATACTGCAAGAAAGGAAAACAACTCGTGATCGAGGGACGCCTGAAGCAGGACACCTGGGAAACCATGGAAGGCAAGAAGGCCTCCCGCATTCGTATCGTCGTGGAAAATTTCCAGATGATAGGTGCTAGGGAGAATGGAAGCGGAGAGTACGGCTCTTCCGCAAGTAGCGGAGCTTCTTCTTATTCATCTGCTCAAGATGATAATGGAAGTTCCGGAATGGACGACGATATACCTTTTTAA